A stretch of Mesoplodon densirostris isolate mMesDen1 chromosome 9, mMesDen1 primary haplotype, whole genome shotgun sequence DNA encodes these proteins:
- the RBM48 gene encoding RNA-binding protein 48 yields the protein MASSGGELGGVFDHHVQKAVCDSRAKYREGRRPRAVKVYTVNLESRYLLIQGVPAVGAMKELVERFALYGAIEQYNALDEYPAEDFTEVYLIKFLNLQSARIAKRKMDEQSFFGGLLHVCYAPEFETVEETRKKLQERNAYVARTTKNKDHYMTKKHKDTKDFRQNFYSKTSGFPAASWNTSTGNSDLCLPYSCELPLCCFSPKCTCSSGEHVDRASNSSQDGRNHDETLEHCNHYDSLQKMQMKTLKNSLAFPGAQKAITPSEAVDRFMPRTTQLQERKRRREDDCKHGTLLEASTSSNEVMIGPQLPDIPKVDMHDDSLNTTANLVRNKLKEVISSVPKPPEDKLEGVRGSHPLKQRRRI from the exons ATGGCGTCGAGTGGCGGGGAGCTTGGGGGCGTATTCGACCACCACGTCCAAAAGGCTGTGTGCGACTCGCGGGCCAAGTATCGGGAGGGGCGACGGCCTCGCGCTGTCAAG gtatatacAGTCAATTTGGAATCTCGGTACTTATTAATACAAGGAGTTCCTGCAGTGGGAGCGATGAAGGAATTAGTTGAGCGATTTGCTCTGTATGGTGCAATTGAACAGTATAATGCTCTAGACGAATACCCAGCAGAAGACTTTACAGAAGTTTATCTTATTAAATTTCTTAATTTACAAAGTGCAAG GATAGccaagagaaaaatggatgaacAAAGTTTCTTTGGTGGATTGCTTCATGTGTGCTATGCTCCAGAATTTGAGACAGttgaagaaaccagaaaaaaattacaagagaGGAATGCTTATGTGGCAAGAACTACTAAAAATAAAG ATCATTACATGACAAAGAAGCATAAAGATACAAAAGATTTTAGACAGAACTTCTATTCGAAGACCTCTGGATTTCCTGCAGCCTCTTGGAACACATCTACTGGGAACTCAGATCTTTGTCTTCCTTATTCTTGTGAGTTGCCTTTGTGCTGTTTCTCCCCCAAATGTACATGTTCATCAGGAGAACATGTGGACAGAGCATCAAACTCCTCTCAGGATGGTAGAAACCATGATGAAACACTGGAGCATTGTAACCACTATGACTCTCTGCAGAAAATGCAGatgaaaactttgaaaaattcATTGGCCTTCCCTGGCGCACAGAAGGCTATTACTCCTTCAGAGGCAGTTGACAGATTTATGCCTAGGACAACACAACTGCAGGAGcggaaaagaagaagagaagatgaTTGTAAACATGGAACTCTTCTTGAAGCAAGCACAAGTAGTAATGAGGTTATGATTGGCCCTCAGTTACCAGACATTCCGAAAGTAGACATGCATGATGACTCGTTGAATACAACAGCGAATTTAGTTCGGAATAAACTTAAAGAG gtaATTTCATCTGTGCCGAAGCCTCCAGAGGACAAGCTGGAAGGTGTGCGTGGAAGTCATcctttaaaacaaagaagaagaatataA